In Paenibacillus sp. BIC5C1, a genomic segment contains:
- a CDS encoding CsbD family protein yields the protein MSNSTSDKIKAGVNKAKGEVKDQIGNATNNRSLQAEGKKDKAKGAVQDKIADVKKHH from the coding sequence ATGAGTAATTCAACTAGCGATAAAATCAAAGCAGGCGTAAACAAGGCCAAAGGCGAAGTGAAGGATCAGATCGGTAATGCGACTAACAACAGATCCCTTCAGGCTGAGGGTAAAAAAGACAAAGCCAAAGGTGCTGTGCAGGACAAAATTGCTGATGTAAAAAAACATCACTAG
- a CDS encoding NAD-dependent epimerase/dehydratase family protein: MCLNIVITGASGFVGFNLSQYLAQKGHRITLVDQDDYCQRLVHSSPLHEMAFICCDLAKDRFSLPHETDYIIHLAAMPHVDYSYHHPGEVFRNNTLSTQAILQYASDHHIPVVLASSVEVYGGEMGRVYHESDEYAPVSPYSASKVACEMLARSYAQCYQLPVKIFRLTNLYGPWQLPDRIIPRNFGRMMDGLPLDIQGSAVRDFLYVDDALRAIEQIMLNGQDQQIYNISTGQGTTMQEIGDHLQQLHTSNRMAEIREQEPTQSRGSSLVVHSGKLRSETGWFPQTTLEQGLEQTFRWYQEHPEWVRKFSREYHTTREARSFIIDMARYAVPAI, translated from the coding sequence ATGTGCTTGAATATTGTCATTACAGGGGCTTCTGGATTTGTAGGATTTAACCTTTCTCAGTATTTGGCGCAAAAGGGACATCGAATCACCCTGGTGGACCAGGATGATTATTGTCAGAGGCTTGTTCACAGCTCTCCACTTCATGAGATGGCCTTTATCTGTTGTGATCTCGCGAAGGACAGATTCAGCTTGCCGCACGAAACAGACTATATTATTCATCTGGCAGCGATGCCGCACGTAGACTATTCGTATCATCACCCCGGAGAAGTGTTTCGTAACAACACCCTCAGTACACAGGCCATTCTGCAATACGCTTCCGATCACCATATTCCCGTGGTGCTGGCTTCATCCGTTGAGGTATACGGAGGGGAGATGGGCAGAGTGTATCACGAATCCGATGAATATGCTCCTGTATCCCCTTATTCCGCTTCCAAAGTAGCCTGTGAGATGCTCGCAAGATCCTACGCTCAATGTTACCAGCTTCCTGTAAAAATATTTCGTTTAACCAATCTCTATGGTCCTTGGCAGTTGCCGGACCGGATTATCCCGCGTAATTTTGGCCGAATGATGGACGGCCTTCCTCTGGATATTCAGGGATCAGCTGTACGTGATTTTCTGTATGTGGATGATGCGCTGCGAGCGATTGAACAGATTATGCTGAATGGACAAGATCAGCAGATCTATAACATATCGACAGGGCAAGGAACAACCATGCAAGAGATCGGAGATCATTTGCAACAATTGCATACTTCTAATAGAATGGCGGAGATTCGGGAGCAGGAGCCCACCCAGTCCAGAGGTTCGAGTCTGGTCGTTCACTCTGGAAAGTTACGGTCAGAGACCGGATGGTTCCCTCAGACGACGCTGGAGCAGGGACTGGAGCAGACCTTTCGATGGTATCAGGAACATCCCGAATGGGTAAGAAAATTCAGCCGTGAATACCACACGACAAGAGAAGCACGCAGTTTTATTATCGATATGGCAAGATATGCAGTTCCGGCTATCTAA
- a CDS encoding cupin domain-containing protein gives MKEDMNNVQTMLFHDDGLIPNHPSLPVLLYKGIWATDSSRAESLLNLNGWGNSWINGVFDYHHYHSNAHEVLAVVNGWVELILGGEHGKVVRLQAGDVVVLPAGTGHKRLSASLDFRIAGAYPGGMSYNTRTGEPGERPKVLREIQEVPTPDTDPVYGQEGPLLELWNQNK, from the coding sequence ATGAAAGAGGACATGAACAATGTACAGACGATGTTATTCCATGACGATGGTTTGATCCCCAATCATCCGAGTCTGCCTGTACTTCTGTATAAGGGAATTTGGGCAACAGATTCCTCTCGTGCGGAGTCGTTGCTGAACCTAAATGGATGGGGAAACAGCTGGATTAACGGAGTGTTTGATTATCATCATTATCACAGCAATGCTCATGAAGTACTTGCGGTGGTGAACGGTTGGGTTGAGCTTATCCTTGGTGGGGAACATGGAAAGGTTGTGCGCCTTCAGGCAGGAGATGTCGTCGTATTACCTGCGGGAACCGGACATAAGCGGCTGAGTGCGAGCCTTGATTTCCGCATTGCAGGGGCCTACCCAGGTGGCATGAGTTATAATACCCGAACTGGCGAGCCGGGAGAGCGTCCCAAAGTTCTGCGTGAAATTCAGGAGGTTCCCACCCCGGATACCGATCCGGTCTATGGGCAAGAGGGGCCACTATTGGAGTTATGGAATCAGAATAAATGA
- a CDS encoding DUF1835 domain-containing protein, giving the protein MIDNVFDFEKELHLMNEDELRSLLRTLYLSADMAVSVQSAEEHSDHFATEIQSIFNTLDENRNREKTEQQALKAQKPREIHIAIGESPLGSIKVAMGRVPGRSERRFLSMNDYYAIGPLGDLTNKADLHRRHLWLLEKLYLSEHGSYAVQGMDKLLQLNNMLSSIDEDTRITIWYANNAHERTGLLYAMHLLRNRLGPIYLIETSALYQELFNPSEVQHDVLRTGEIFSEKLLAMWQHCVNAEPLSLEKRKHMEQEWVNLAVQPGLLRLMKDGEIQSVPEDAIDEYIMQKVREVTLTRQPGEFIKSARVVGEVLGHLEQAVGDAFIEYRVRQLIIQERLEMEGKPHAMRFYSVRLPQ; this is encoded by the coding sequence ATGATTGACAATGTCTTTGATTTTGAAAAGGAGCTGCATCTTATGAATGAGGATGAGCTGCGTTCGTTATTGCGTACGCTCTATCTCAGCGCAGATATGGCAGTCAGTGTTCAGTCGGCGGAAGAACATTCTGATCATTTTGCAACGGAAATTCAGTCGATATTTAATACATTGGACGAGAATCGGAACCGGGAGAAAACCGAGCAACAGGCATTAAAGGCACAGAAACCACGTGAAATTCATATAGCGATTGGTGAATCGCCGCTAGGCAGCATTAAGGTTGCGATGGGCAGGGTTCCTGGCCGCTCGGAGCGGCGGTTTCTCTCTATGAATGACTACTATGCCATCGGTCCATTGGGTGATTTGACGAACAAGGCGGATTTACACCGCAGGCATCTCTGGCTACTTGAGAAACTTTATTTGAGTGAGCATGGAAGTTATGCCGTCCAAGGCATGGATAAGCTGCTTCAATTAAATAACATGTTGAGTTCGATTGATGAAGATACGCGAATCACTATCTGGTATGCGAATAATGCGCATGAGAGAACGGGGCTTTTATATGCCATGCATTTGCTGCGTAACAGGCTGGGACCGATCTATTTGATCGAGACAAGTGCATTATATCAGGAATTATTCAACCCTTCTGAAGTTCAGCATGATGTTCTTAGAACAGGTGAAATTTTTTCTGAGAAGTTGTTAGCGATGTGGCAACACTGTGTGAATGCTGAACCGTTGTCTCTGGAGAAACGCAAACACATGGAGCAAGAGTGGGTGAATTTGGCTGTACAGCCTGGACTTCTGCGATTAATGAAGGATGGCGAGATTCAGAGCGTGCCTGAAGACGCGATAGATGAATATATTATGCAGAAGGTTAGAGAGGTTACGTTAACCCGACAGCCTGGCGAGTTTATAAAATCAGCCCGCGTCGTAGGTGAGGTGCTGGGCCATCTCGAACAAGCTGTCGGAGACGCATTCATTGAATATCGTGTTCGACAGTTGATCATACAAGAACGGCTTGAGATGGAAGGGAAGCCACATGCCATGCGATTCTATAGTGTGAGGCTCCCCCAATAA
- a CDS encoding TVP38/TMEM64 family protein: MNPASLDIMSYITEENIRFWLEKFRSLGPLPGILLTFMKSFVPPLPTLLIVGVNGAVYGLWAGFLYSWIGMVLGCTVTFLIVREIGKSAFVERWANKPRVQRSMVWIRRNAFSYVFLLSIFPVGPFVIINVAAGIARMRLTSFLLAVSFGKAIMIFCVTYIGSNVAQFMEHPVRWGGVLLFIAASLWASRKLERHFTRSSSNREEMNDLSHSSGKSISS; this comes from the coding sequence ATGAACCCGGCATCTTTGGACATCATGTCCTATATTACGGAAGAGAATATTCGTTTTTGGCTGGAGAAGTTTCGCTCCCTGGGCCCTTTACCGGGAATTTTGCTTACCTTTATGAAATCATTCGTGCCTCCGCTGCCTACACTGCTCATAGTTGGGGTTAACGGAGCGGTGTACGGGCTATGGGCAGGTTTTTTATATTCATGGATCGGGATGGTACTTGGCTGTACCGTTACGTTCCTGATTGTACGGGAGATTGGGAAATCGGCTTTTGTGGAACGTTGGGCCAATAAACCACGTGTGCAGCGCAGTATGGTATGGATTCGGCGGAATGCATTTAGTTATGTGTTTTTGCTGAGTATATTTCCAGTGGGACCGTTCGTAATTATCAATGTTGCGGCAGGTATCGCGCGGATGAGATTAACGTCTTTCCTGCTTGCTGTGAGTTTTGGTAAAGCCATTATGATCTTCTGTGTGACGTATATTGGTTCCAATGTAGCTCAGTTTATGGAACACCCTGTGCGGTGGGGCGGCGTTTTGTTGTTTATTGCTGCATCCCTGTGGGCAAGTCGGAAGTTAGAGCGTCACTTCACCCGTTCGTCATCCAATCGTGAGGAAATGAATGATCTGAGTCACTCCTCTGGAAAGTCTATTTCGTCGTAA
- a CDS encoding HNH endonuclease, with translation MEMGSAPFRQEMTEHEAQLTKTCMYCGQKRPLSEFRRRTGKRAGPGARRGACRYCRQLGGQADNNNNSLRPTDEAVKSHKGTGAPAPSASASHTGERIVDTNDTPSVASTSERYGESKPSVGSSSSMIEGEAAELVASSTVSSSSGNRKKRRRRRRKAKRPELQSGIEQPESLSRTDEESETVDQPQTRADQQDRDSQVNTANAAPSAKRVRARTAAGTDQAAEQEIAAAKALLPGKPQGPAAEPGAADQPTAAKRKRKRRRKRAAALPSGAGQARSIAEASAPSPSDRGDASVAGPPAVAAQPAAAAKPAPGQAPGTAMEAAPPAPVRQPGSPGSKTRPARKERAPKAGGEDTARAGSSGQRAPVHSSRSHGAGTESRPRRHTPAVPVAIDPEDPASLRTNRQGMVRMRGKTDKGRRWHQEVDMELAVTLVKEKAAVVVNRYTIRRLFSNKDFKRFILTRDNYTCYFCGSYGDTIDHLLPRAKGGHTTPLNCVCACNLCNQSKAAMDAEEFMRSGIPEWNAAHQEELNELAIQEAQLE, from the coding sequence ATGGAGATGGGCTCGGCCCCTTTCCGGCAGGAAATGACGGAACATGAAGCGCAACTGACCAAGACATGTATGTACTGCGGGCAAAAGCGACCTTTGTCCGAATTCCGACGAAGAACCGGAAAGCGGGCTGGCCCTGGGGCCAGACGTGGCGCTTGTCGCTACTGTCGTCAGCTCGGTGGACAAGCGGATAACAATAACAACTCACTCCGGCCTACGGATGAGGCGGTAAAGAGTCATAAAGGTACTGGGGCTCCCGCGCCATCTGCATCTGCAAGTCATACAGGAGAACGGATCGTCGATACAAATGATACGCCTTCTGTTGCTTCTACTTCAGAAAGATATGGGGAGTCAAAGCCGTCCGTAGGTTCATCTTCTTCGATGATAGAAGGTGAAGCGGCTGAACTCGTTGCTTCTTCAACTGTCTCTTCGTCTTCGGGCAACCGCAAGAAGAGGAGAAGGAGGAGGAGAAAAGCAAAGCGTCCCGAGCTTCAGTCGGGTATAGAGCAACCGGAATCGCTCTCCCGAACTGATGAGGAGAGCGAGACTGTAGATCAGCCTCAGACGCGGGCTGATCAGCAAGACAGGGATTCGCAGGTGAATACAGCGAATGCTGCTCCATCTGCGAAGCGTGTCCGCGCGCGTACAGCCGCTGGCACGGATCAGGCCGCCGAGCAGGAGATTGCGGCGGCCAAGGCCCTGCTGCCAGGCAAGCCGCAAGGCCCGGCAGCAGAGCCAGGGGCTGCGGATCAGCCGACCGCAGCCAAACGCAAACGCAAGCGGCGCCGCAAACGTGCTGCCGCGCTTCCGTCCGGCGCAGGACAGGCCCGCAGCATAGCTGAGGCCAGTGCGCCGAGCCCAAGCGACCGTGGCGATGCCTCGGTCGCCGGACCCCCAGCAGTGGCCGCACAGCCAGCCGCTGCTGCAAAGCCCGCGCCCGGCCAAGCGCCGGGCACAGCCATGGAGGCTGCGCCTCCTGCACCCGTGCGCCAGCCAGGCTCGCCCGGGTCGAAGACGCGCCCGGCACGCAAGGAGCGTGCGCCTAAGGCGGGCGGCGAAGACACAGCCCGCGCCGGATCTTCCGGGCAGCGGGCGCCAGTACATTCCAGCCGCAGCCATGGGGCTGGAACGGAAAGCCGTCCCCGCCGTCATACTCCGGCGGTGCCTGTAGCGATTGACCCGGAAGATCCGGCATCGCTCCGGACGAACCGTCAGGGCATGGTGCGCATGCGCGGTAAGACGGACAAAGGGCGGCGCTGGCATCAGGAAGTGGATATGGAGCTGGCGGTCACGCTCGTCAAGGAAAAAGCCGCTGTTGTGGTTAATCGGTACACGATCCGCCGATTGTTTAGTAACAAGGATTTCAAGCGGTTTATTTTAACCCGGGATAACTATACCTGCTACTTCTGTGGATCGTATGGAGACACGATTGACCATCTTCTGCCGCGAGCCAAAGGGGGGCATACCACCCCGCTTAACTGTGTCTGCGCCTGCAATCTGTGCAACCAGTCCAAAGCAGCGATGGATGCCGAAGAATTCATGCGTTCCGGTATTCCCGAGTGGAATGCTGCACATCAGGAAGAGCTGAATGAATTGGCAATACAGGAAGCCCAGCTAGAATAA
- a CDS encoding acyltransferase → MSETIKRERIPELNLVRAMAIIGVLCVHSTSYATVDMTGSGYYWLYNFINIFMKYGTPTFIFMSSFVLFYNYYSRPLDKKLVSNFYKKRFVYILLPYFLFSLMYFVILHFTHYQGRPFGESAVSFITKLFTGKAYTHLYFVFINMQFYLLFPLVLWLLKKYPSVVKWSVPIGLLIQWAFIVSNKYGFQVPNKGSWAFSYFSYFMLGAFIGVYFPKIKQWFVISRENATKARVVSWIVLWAVWIFAGLGHVYIYYLLRLKIATYNTLWYEFFWNLHTFACALVLIQIAYLLYRKGPSLIVKPLNRLGALSFGIYLIHPFFLLVYRNYPPQTGVSWLIHLWYAGGFGVALIASWIVVGLTARFVPFAWVIFGNLPKPKPRLVPQQNSGQLDVR, encoded by the coding sequence ATGAGTGAAACAATCAAAAGAGAGCGAATCCCAGAGCTGAATCTCGTACGGGCAATGGCTATCATCGGTGTGCTGTGTGTGCATTCCACTTCATACGCGACGGTGGACATGACAGGTTCAGGGTATTACTGGCTGTACAATTTTATTAATATTTTTATGAAATATGGTACACCCACATTTATTTTCATGAGCAGTTTTGTACTGTTCTATAACTATTATTCTCGCCCGCTCGATAAGAAGCTGGTCAGCAACTTTTACAAAAAAAGATTTGTTTACATTTTGCTGCCGTATTTCCTGTTTTCATTAATGTATTTTGTCATCCTGCACTTCACGCATTATCAGGGCCGTCCGTTTGGTGAATCAGCGGTAAGTTTCATTACGAAACTGTTCACGGGCAAGGCGTATACGCATCTGTACTTTGTATTTATCAACATGCAATTTTATCTGTTATTCCCGTTGGTATTGTGGCTGCTCAAGAAATATCCCTCAGTCGTCAAATGGTCGGTACCGATTGGGCTGCTCATTCAGTGGGCATTTATCGTAAGTAACAAATATGGCTTCCAGGTGCCGAACAAGGGAAGTTGGGCGTTCTCTTACTTTTCCTATTTCATGCTGGGTGCTTTTATCGGGGTATATTTTCCGAAGATTAAACAATGGTTTGTCATTAGTCGGGAAAATGCAACCAAAGCTCGTGTAGTTTCATGGATTGTGCTGTGGGCGGTTTGGATTTTTGCCGGACTCGGCCATGTATACATTTATTATCTGTTGCGCTTGAAAATCGCGACGTATAACACGCTATGGTACGAGTTTTTCTGGAATCTGCATACGTTCGCCTGTGCGCTGGTGCTGATTCAGATTGCATACCTGCTCTATCGTAAAGGACCATCCCTGATCGTTAAGCCGCTCAATCGGCTTGGGGCACTGTCCTTCGGTATTTATCTGATTCATCCCTTCTTCCTCTTGGTCTATCGGAATTATCCACCACAAACCGGGGTTTCCTGGCTGATTCACCTGTGGTACGCCGGAGGTTTTGGTGTGGCGTTGATCGCATCGTGGATTGTGGTTGGACTCACTGCAAGATTCGTTCCATTTGCATGGGTGATTTTCGGCAATTTGCCAAAACCAAAGCCACGTCTGGTACCACAACAAAACTCGGGACAACTCGACGTTCGTTAA
- a CDS encoding deoxyribodipyrimidine photo-lyase, whose product MKLFIHRKDLRTDDLVAFDYLRNQDAESLHVLIYDPFLLRQGREEEHSGVNFLQHAAELGKRYRESGRKLHVAYGKPAEVIEHILDWMQSRIDEVIVHRDMTPYAIERDRGIRKVTEEREVTFTQLTDHLLMDLKGFADFTGKSEPYKVFAAFHRRWVEFMNEHPNPASTTSVADVQVSDQQIEWPETLQVPPRLLAYDVSDLKEPHQLLDGFLSDRIADYGDHRDEYEAYESSRLSSYVAVGAVSIRKMYDAAKRTEHSDEWIRQLCFRDFYLYRAVYESHYFTYEKVYDLSALSEVHFERWCKAETGIPIIDAAMTELNETGHMPNRLRILTAMFLTKNLQCSFTLGEAYFRRKLRDYDNIQNRGNWLWCASLGENAAPYFRVNNPVTQSEKYDPQGDYIRKWLPDLKDLHSKEIHQPRQDAIVDLKASRQSAIEIYKQILASRQQ is encoded by the coding sequence ATGAAATTATTCATACATCGCAAAGATTTGCGCACAGATGATCTAGTCGCATTCGATTATTTGCGGAACCAGGATGCAGAGAGTCTGCATGTGCTCATCTATGATCCGTTTCTGCTGCGGCAAGGTCGCGAAGAGGAACATAGCGGAGTGAATTTTCTACAGCATGCTGCTGAGCTTGGTAAGCGGTACCGCGAGTCAGGCCGCAAGCTGCACGTCGCTTATGGCAAACCAGCTGAGGTGATTGAACATATCCTCGATTGGATGCAAAGTCGTATAGATGAAGTCATCGTTCATCGGGATATGACCCCATATGCAATCGAACGTGATCGTGGAATACGTAAGGTAACCGAGGAACGAGAAGTCACATTTACACAGCTGACGGATCATCTGCTGATGGATCTGAAGGGGTTTGCTGATTTTACGGGCAAGTCCGAGCCTTACAAAGTATTTGCAGCCTTCCACCGACGCTGGGTGGAATTCATGAACGAGCATCCTAATCCAGCTTCAACTACTTCGGTTGCGGATGTGCAGGTCAGTGATCAGCAGATAGAATGGCCAGAGACCTTGCAGGTACCACCTCGATTGCTGGCATATGATGTATCGGATTTGAAGGAACCTCATCAATTGTTGGATGGCTTTTTATCTGACAGAATTGCTGATTACGGAGACCATCGGGATGAATATGAAGCTTATGAATCGAGTCGGCTCAGTTCTTATGTTGCTGTGGGGGCTGTATCCATCCGCAAGATGTATGATGCTGCAAAACGCACAGAGCATTCGGATGAATGGATCAGACAATTGTGCTTCCGCGACTTCTATCTGTATCGGGCCGTATATGAGAGTCATTATTTTACATATGAAAAAGTTTATGATCTGTCGGCGCTCAGCGAGGTCCACTTCGAACGGTGGTGCAAGGCCGAAACGGGCATTCCGATTATCGACGCAGCCATGACGGAACTGAATGAGACTGGACATATGCCGAATCGGCTTCGTATTCTGACCGCGATGTTCCTTACCAAAAATCTGCAATGCTCGTTTACACTGGGTGAAGCGTATTTCAGACGCAAGCTTCGTGACTATGATAATATTCAAAACCGGGGCAACTGGCTATGGTGTGCATCACTTGGCGAGAATGCAGCTCCATACTTTCGGGTGAACAATCCGGTGACACAGTCAGAGAAGTATGATCCCCAAGGGGATTATATCCGCAAATGGCTGCCTGACCTGAAGGATTTGCATAGCAAAGAGATTCATCAGCCACGTCAGGATGCAATTGTTGATCTGAAAGCCTCAAGACAATCGGCTATTGAGATCTATAAACAAATTCTGGCCAGTCGTCAGCAGTGA
- a CDS encoding response regulator: protein MKAIVIDDEKPAQLHLERLLRSDGRIRPVQCFSTARAGLDFLAKERVDVVFLDIGMPEMNGLEAAEYIQQLDSSIRIIFITAYADHAVEAFELQALDYVLKPVSSARLGKTIDRIAAGMIASSPQVAATAEVLESEAVELDTRVPGLLTFKHLDIYRSLDQEAQKHKWRTAKSQELFAFLFHHRGDWVSKEILLDKLWADVSQEKGLTHLHTSVYQIRKLLKEWNMTGKLEYNMNRYRLLSGNLVSDVEQFEQGMAYDTVTSDNVDQLRDIVPLYRGDYLEEHDYRWAQAKARELRSKYVGLVMDIAEWDMEHGRGKEAMEQLNELQEREPFAEEICRLMMRVCASMGDQQAILRIYHSFTLTLLEELGHQPEQETIRLYEDLTAK from the coding sequence ATGAAAGCCATTGTAATCGATGATGAGAAACCGGCACAGCTTCATCTGGAGCGCCTGTTACGATCGGATGGGCGGATTAGACCCGTGCAGTGTTTTTCAACAGCCCGTGCCGGTCTGGATTTTCTGGCAAAAGAGCGTGTGGACGTAGTGTTTCTGGACATTGGCATGCCCGAAATGAATGGACTGGAAGCGGCTGAATATATACAGCAATTGGACAGCAGTATTCGCATTATATTTATAACGGCTTACGCGGATCATGCGGTTGAAGCCTTTGAGCTTCAGGCGCTGGATTATGTGCTGAAGCCGGTAAGTTCAGCGAGGCTTGGCAAAACGATCGATCGTATTGCCGCAGGGATGATAGCCTCATCCCCTCAGGTTGCTGCAACTGCTGAGGTTCTGGAATCTGAGGCTGTGGAGTTGGATACCCGTGTGCCTGGATTGCTTACTTTTAAACATCTGGATATCTACCGAAGCCTGGATCAGGAAGCACAGAAGCACAAATGGCGTACAGCCAAATCGCAAGAACTGTTTGCTTTTTTGTTTCACCATAGAGGGGATTGGGTAAGCAAAGAGATTCTGCTCGATAAGCTGTGGGCGGATGTCTCACAAGAGAAGGGGCTAACGCATCTGCATACTTCCGTTTATCAGATACGCAAACTGTTGAAGGAATGGAATATGACGGGCAAGCTGGAATACAACATGAACCGCTATCGTTTGTTATCGGGTAATCTGGTGAGTGATGTAGAGCAATTCGAGCAAGGTATGGCATATGATACCGTTACGTCAGACAATGTCGATCAACTGCGGGATATCGTCCCGCTCTACCGTGGTGATTATCTGGAGGAGCATGATTATCGCTGGGCTCAAGCCAAAGCCAGAGAACTGAGAAGTAAATATGTAGGACTGGTTATGGATATCGCCGAATGGGATATGGAGCATGGACGGGGTAAGGAAGCCATGGAGCAGTTGAACGAACTACAGGAACGGGAGCCATTTGCCGAAGAGATCTGCCGCTTAATGATGAGAGTATGTGCATCCATGGGTGATCAACAAGCCATACTCAGAATATATCATTCATTCACGCTGACCCTGCTTGAAGAACTGGGACATCAACCGGAGCAGGAGACAATCAGGCTGTATGAAGATTTAACGGCAAAGTAA